In one window of Solanum pennellii chromosome 2, SPENNV200 DNA:
- the LOC107011707 gene encoding uncharacterized protein LOC107011707 has product MAEVTGIHRFHLPSTIYATVVDDDDDDDDDEEYPHPFTFDFDSLSPPNHTLFIHSHDFNYSPNSEPEPGSLDSDSGSDHSGLLADPDSFVVDDDQMNFVTDLFVTPDGNVSEDLGFDDGNRVILEDVYGDFGSDYDGVLLPSDSNGVDTGDGIRVVGVVGSDSDSQEVELNVGEIDQANDFWSCLRIDDQRDVNEEFEWEEVNERGEDRDYLSSVIDGIEEISVSSDISSSEGGNSNSHSVDEPVRNLEWEVLLAVNNIERSLELDGNDDGIAHVNETDRDALFGQFLESEGTLKGSPPAAKSVIENLPLVTLKDEENKIACAVCKDEILVVEKVTELPCSHYYHWECIIPWLNIRNTCPVCRHELPTDDTDYERRKIGRRPGAGAQLISDFQVRYNFEVVP; this is encoded by the coding sequence ATGGCGGAAGTTACTGGAATCCACCGTTTCCACCTCCCGTCTACCATCTATGCTACCGTcgttgatgatgatgacgatgacgatgacgatgaagAGTATCCACATCCGTTTACTTTTGATTTCGACTCCCTTTCTCCTCCTAATCACACCCTTTTTATCCACTCTCATGATTTCAACTATAGCCCCAATTCGGAACCCGAACCCGGTTCCCTAGATTCAGATTCAGGTTCGGATCACTCGGGTTTGCTTGCAGATCCGGATTCctttgttgttgatgatgaccAAATGAATTTTGTTACTGATCTGTTTGTGACACCTGATGGAAACGTTTCAGAAGATTTGGGTTTTGATGATGGGAATAGGGTTATTCTGGAGGATGTGTATGGTGATTTTGGATCTGATTATGATGGGGTTCTTCTGCCCTCAGATTCCAACGGGGTTGATACGGGTGATGGGATTCGGGTTGTGGGTGTTGTTGGGTCGGACTCTGATTCGCAAGAAGTGGAGCTGAATGTTGGGGAGATTGATCAGGCCAATGATTTTTGGAGTTGTCTTCGGATTGATGATCAGAGGGATGTGAATGAAGAGTTTGAGTGGGAAGAAGTCAATGAAAGGGGTGAAGATAGAGACTATTTGAGTTCTGTAATTGATGGAATTGAAGAAATATCAGTTTCTTCAGATATTTCATCTTCTGAAGGAGGGAACTCAAATTCACATTCAGTTGATGAGCCTGTGAGGAATCTAGAGTGGGAAGTTCTGTTGGCCGTTAATAATATCGAAAGAAGCCTCGAACTTGATGGAAATGATGATGGGATTGCTCATGTAAATGAAACTGATCGCGATGCCTTGTTTGGGCAATTTCTGGAGAGTGAAGGGACTTTGAAGGGTAGTCCACCAGCAGCTAAATCTGTTATTGAAAATCTTCCGTTGGTGACTTTGAAGGACGAAGAGAACAAGATAGCCTGTGCTGTTTGTAAAGATGAGATTTTGGTTGTCGAGAAGGTGACTGAGCTTCCTTGTTCCCATTATTACCATTGGGAATGTATTATACCATGGCTAAACATACGTAATACATGCCCTGTTTGTCGTCATGAGTTACCCACGGATGATACTGATTATGAGAGGAGAAAAATTGGAAGGCGTCCCGGTGCTGGAGCTCAACTCATTAGTGACTTTCAGGTTAGATACAATTTTGAAGTTGTCCCCTAA
- the LOC107011706 gene encoding WPP domain-interacting tail-anchored protein 1, protein MNADTANSATTSTEGVNTNEVEVESNTVDSLEVLSSSGGNVMQEVGRIGEILTRLELDLACISEKLVNLDLFVMHVETRESDFEAFASEKEGTSNDIVEKAIEFELLSGVLDSEVTELSGFLSSVATEIDNVRKVISSRGYADEAFILIEEKLYDSEKSLKQLQDHLLELRAQCTNFHGIMLTSQGDRDWQDGEAADYFNSDALLTPKTKIKMQTVEQQRHILRMLEKSLARELDLEKKLTESRQVEEELEVRLQQEAFCMEEEIEDASQRLFEGENAAEVLLGISKSLLGRLQMTHFNLNGTVQKESYLQSKLQEMEEHLKAKDNLLGKSESTSKELGDKVKSLEKRLEDSEFQLSNSTSARKSQELESKILEMEDIINTLKEKYSEAERRIDTAETECKILKEANVELDKELNFLKSSSSITSERIIVLEKQLRDSELQLQHAVASAEASQEKQIMLNSTIKDMEDLIEDLKSKVSKAESLMESAEDKCIVLSESNSDLNEELTFVRGRLACLESSLRQAEEMKKATARDINFRSKLITDLILQLALERERLEKQIALLIMENKAQKKPFQQKDKVPSPAPESDGKDTRESMLPKAELSAVTSLNECKEEKAKSSSITNVEENVYGDFMSSKSKETDSSTRLDASRDIDARQLSWKYVLTAVLVFLISAVVTFLVQNQSIQL, encoded by the exons ATGAATGCTGACACAGCGAATAGTGCAACTACTTCCACTGAAGGTGTTAACACCAATGAAGTGGAGGTAGAATCAAATACAGTAGACTCTCTAGAAGTTTTGTCATCCAGTGGTGGTAATGTCATGCAAGAAGTAGGAAGAATCGGGGAGATTTTAACCAGGCTTGAACTAGACTTGGCATGTATCTCTGAGAAACTAGTTAATTTGGATTTATTTGTGATGCATGTGGAAACAAGAGAAAGTGACTTCGAGGCTTTTGCCTCTGAGAAGGAGGGCACTTCAAATGACATTGTTGAGAAGGCAATAGAGTTTGAACTCTTATCTGGGGTCCTGGATTCAGAGGTGACAGAGCTAAGCGGTTTTTTATCCTCTGTTGCAACGGAGATTGACAATGTGCGGAAGGTCATATCTTCACGTGGCTATGCGGATGAGGCTTTCATTTTAATAGAAGAGAAGTTATACGACAGTGAGAAATCCCTCAAGCAGTTGCAGGACCACCTTTTGGAATTGAGGGCGCAATGTACCAACTTCCATGGAATTATGCTCACCTCCCAGGGGGACCGAGATT GGCAAGATGGCGAGGCAGCAGACTATTTTAACAGTGATGCACTTTTAACTCCAAAGACGAAGATAAAAATGCAGACTGTTGAGCAGCAGAGACACATTCTGCGGATGCTGGAGAAGTCTTTGGCCAGAGAGTTAGATCTTGAGAAGAAGCTTACTGAATCTAGACAAGTTGAAGAAGAATTAGAAGTCAGGTTGCAGCAAGAAGCTTTCTGCATGGAGGAAGAAATTGAAGATGCTTCGCAAAGGTTGTTTGAGGGAGAGAATGCTGCTGAAGTTCTTTTAGGAATTTCAAAATCACTACTGGGTCGACTCCAGATGACACATTTTAATCTGAACGGTACTGTTCAGAAAGAAAGCTACTTACAATCTAAACTTCAAGAAATGGAGGAACATTTAAAAGCAAAAGACAACTTACTAGGGAAGTCTGAAAGCACTTCTAAAGAGCTCGGGGACAAGGTTAAATCTCTTGAGAAACGGTTGGAGGACTCTGAGTTCCAGCTGTCCAATTCAACATCTGCAAGGAAAAGTCAGGAGTTAGAATCTAAGATCCTTGAAATGGAGGATATAATCAATACGTTGAAGGAAAAGTATTCTGAAGCAGAAAGAAGAATTGATACAGCAGAAACTGAGTGTAAAATATTGAAGGAAGCAAATGTGGAACTTGACAAAGAGCTGAACTTCCTGAAAAGCAGTAGTAGCATTACTTCTGAGAGGATAATTGTGCTTGAAAAACAGCTGAGGGACTCTGAGCTTCAACTTCAGCACGCAGTTGCATCTGCTGAAGCTAGTCAAGAGAAGCAAATCATGTTGAATTCTACAATCAAAGACATGGAAGATTTGATTGAGGATCTAAAATCAAAGGTTTCTAAAGCAGAAAGTTTGATGGAGAGTGCTGAAGATAAGTGCATTGTCTTGTCAGAATCTAACTCAGATCTAAATGAAGAATTAACTTTTGTGAGGGGTAGGTTGGCATGTTTGGAGTCATCGTTACGCCAAGCTGAGGAAATGAAGAAGGCTACTGCCCGAGATATTAACTTCCGCAGTAAATTGATAACAGATCTAATTTTGCAGTTGGCTCTTGAAAGAGAGAGACTTGAAAAACAG ATAGCATTGCTGATAATGGAAAATAAGGCCCAGAAGAAGCCTTTTCAGCAAAAGGATAAAGTTCCTTCGCCAGCTCCCGAAAGTGATGGCAAAGATACCAGGGAATCCATGCTTCCCAAGGCTGAGCTTTCTGCTGTAACTTCTCTGAATGAATGCAAGGAAGAAAAAGCTAAGTCCTCATCAATAACTAATGTG GAAGAGAATGTTTATGGTGACTTTATGTCGAGCAAGTCAAAAGAGACTGATTCTTCAACCAGACTTGATGCCTCGCGGGACATAGATGCAAGACAGCTTAGTTGGAAGTATGTCCTTACAGCAGTTCTCGTGTTTTTGATATCTGCAGTGGTAACCTTTTTAGTGCAGAACCAGAGTATCCAGCTTTGA
- the LOC107010011 gene encoding uncharacterized protein LOC107010011 has protein sequence MTRPDIAFGVQSLSQFLQQPRKSHMEASLRIVRYIKGQPGQGIFSLSSKDNKLTARCDANWASCPLTRKSATGYFIKFGQGIEVQKPVEVCTDSKAAILYAANPINSTLISNYGINNNSDNAPPVKATSGHKHSTHCYVTKFS, from the exons ATGACAAGGCCTGACATTGCATTTGGAGTACAATCATTGAGTCAGTTTCTACAACAACCTAGAAAGAGTCATATGGAAGCATCTCTAAGAATTGTTAGATACATAAAAGGTCAGCCTGGCCAAGGGATATTTTCATTAAGCAGCAAAGACAACAAACTTACAGCACGGTGTGATGCTAACTGGGCATCTTGTCCTCTTACAAGGAAGTCTGCAACAGGTTATTTCATCAAGTTTG GACAAGGGATTGAAGTGCAGAAGCCTGTAGAAGTATGCACAGATAGCAAAGCAGCAATCTTGTATGCTGCAAATCCA ataaattccACACTCATTTCAAATTATGGGATTAATAATAATTCTGATAATGCACCTCCTGTGAAGGCTACTTCTGGACACAAACACAGTACACACTGTTATGTAACAAAATTTAGTTAA
- the LOC107010730 gene encoding beta-D-glucosyl crocetin beta-1,6-glucosyltransferase-like — protein sequence MRVLMFPYLAYGHITPFFELAKKLSDRGFSIDLCSTPINLSLINKKLTQKYSSSIHLVEFHLPNLPELPPHYHTTNGLPIHLQSTLYKAITMSKPQFYEILKDQKPNVLVHDVMQPWAAGVAFSLNIPSIKFCVTSIAMCCYFGHFLLKTGVEFPFSALYLKDYERDITRPYDVEVKEELGENRAIMLVNSSRAIDGKYIDYLSEIGKTEILPTGVVIQDIAINEEEMEIVKWLGNKKENSTVYVSFGSENFLTKEEMEEVAYGLELSNVHFVWVVRFPKEEQVVNLEDVLPQGFLQRNIGEKGRIIERWAPQTIILRHPSIGAFVTQCGWNSTLECIEFGVPIIALPMNFYSDQPLNARLIVENGVCVEMARDGYGKIHRGNVAETIKDVIFGGKNIGEGLRRKVKDLRENIKLQREEEMDGVVNVLKQICEKNA from the coding sequence ATGAGAGTTCTAATGTTCCCATACTTGGCTTATGGCCATATTACACCATTTTTTGAGCTAGCCAAAAAACTCTCAGATAGAGGCTTTTCCATTGATTTGTGTTCAACTCCCATTAATCTTAGTttgatcaataaaaaattaacacaaaagTACTCCTCTTCAATTCATCTAGTCGAATTTCATCTACCTAACTTGCCTGAACTTCCTCCTCATTACCATACAACAAATGGCCTCCCTATCCATCTTCAATCTACTCTCTACAAAGCCATCACAATGTCAAAACCACAATTTTACGAAATCCTTAAAGATCAAAAACCGAATGTGTTAGTACACGACGTAATGCAACCATGGGCAGCAGGGGTTGCATTTAGTCTCAATATCCCATCAATTAAATTTTGCGTTACGAGTATAGCTATGTGTTgctattttggtcattttcttcTTAAAACAGGGGTGGAATTTCCTTTCTCCGCGCTCTATCTGAAAGATTATGAGAGAGATATAACGCGTCCCTATGACGTTGAAGTGAAGGAAGAATTAGGCGAAAACAGAGCAATCATGTTGGTGAATAGCTCTAGGGCAATAGATGGAAAGTACATTGATTATCTCTCGGAAATTGGAAAAACAGAGATTCTACCAACTGGAGTAGTTATTCAAGATATCGCCATTAATGAAGAAGAGATGGAAATCGTTAAATGGCTTGGGAATAAAAAGGAGAATTCAACGGTTTATGTTTCGTTTGGGAGTGAGAATTTCTTAACAAAGGAAGAAATGGAAGAGGTAGCTTATGGATTAGAGCTTAGCAATGTTCATTTCGTATGGGTTGTAAGGTTTCCAAAAGAAGAACAAGTCGTAAACCTAGAAGACGTACTTCCTCAAGGttttcttcaaagaaatatCGGAGAAAAGGGAAGGATAATTGAACGTTGGGCTCCACAGACGATAATTCTAAGGCATCCAAGTATTGGCGCATTTGTAACTCAGTGTGGTTGGAACTCGACTCTTGAATGCATAGAGTTTGGTGTCCCAATCATAGCGTTGCCTATGAACTTTTACTCCGATCAGCCTCTGAATGCTAGATTGATTGTGGAAAATGGTGTATGTGTTGAAATGGCTAGAGATGGATATGGAAAGATTCATAGAGGTAATGTAGCTGAGACTATCAAAGATGTGATTTTTGGTGGAAAAAATATCGGGGAGGGTTTGAGGAGGAAGGTGAAAGATCTTCGCgaaaatataaaattgcaaAGAGAGGAAGAGATGGATGGAGTTGTTAACGTGTTAAAACAGATTTGTGAGAAGAATGCATGA